A single genomic interval of Burkholderia sp. HI2500 harbors:
- a CDS encoding type VI secretion system Vgr family protein produces the protein MLNPLAGQLASGAMAGMRGAGASAMPMAAADAPPAVDDHPLAGQPLSDLASAPQFFVPGQTAAQPGASAASLPFSETTRLLRFQSSLTGNRALSIAAITGGEALSEMPGYTLDLITQNPSIDLKDVLNQAVAVNITLQDGSERQIHGYLVRFGFERNDGGIAHYRGDLAPWLWYLGKRVNSRIYQQVTVLDVLRKVFADYGALVDYQTHIKQELKPEDYVVQFQESDLNFVSRLLERHGLFYYFEYRQDGHTLVIADDSASCPDQAHDPVVTYNAASGVQQADRLTALSASRETQPGVVALHTFDYKHPKGRPYVELPTLADQGNAPKLEVYDGSSAFAYKDTRAGEAEAKRRLEVYEWQAKVFRGESGCRGLTVGRKFKIDGHFWFDPAKQDDNTFLVVGIRIDAKNNFDDASAQPGSFRNELTLIRSKIPYRPVRQHDKPVMPGPQSAIVVGPKGQEIHTDGMGRIKVQFPWDRYGKNDQDSSCWIRVSQPWAGRGWGTVAIPRVNQEVIVDFLNGDPDRPIIVGRMFNAEQTPPYDLPDGAHQMGFHSNSTPGGGGFCEVVIHDKKGEELVNIHSQKDMATTVQNNHVTVVNGPNQTNVVTQGQHASIVRKAISVQSQDEHIQHTAKTAVILHAQEQHMALKAKGPVQIESDTEHVHVKGSQSIVLECGKAKITLSADGQIVLDGTRVVVLGSQSVDLNPDGATGPAAPPLVPVNDPTDPEPNAAAPAAGGGGGGGGGGGGGAAAAAPAHGKKQAKGAPKKAVATGLGADVDKLAAKSPTLEHDIAKLQKDGWHIQYGPANQGSSTNKHGQPPTIVIDGNDRGNPQAVVQGLAHETGHALYPGAPDLSSKTNYVNSELADEGAATMNNIKVQREILAHGGPDIQIAGNPANSPAYNAAYNQFVKNGDANAARAAIGHVYGTGEYASVPVNGQYVNYQTYYGSWYDRTYPPSH, from the coding sequence ATGCTGAATCCGCTTGCCGGGCAACTCGCGTCCGGCGCGATGGCCGGCATGCGCGGCGCGGGCGCCTCGGCGATGCCGATGGCGGCTGCCGACGCGCCGCCGGCTGTCGACGATCACCCGCTCGCCGGGCAGCCGCTTTCCGATCTCGCTTCCGCACCGCAATTCTTCGTTCCGGGCCAGACGGCCGCACAGCCCGGCGCTTCGGCCGCGTCGTTGCCGTTCAGCGAGACGACGCGCCTGCTGCGCTTCCAGTCGTCGCTGACCGGCAACCGCGCGCTGTCGATCGCGGCGATCACCGGTGGCGAAGCGCTGTCGGAAATGCCCGGCTACACGCTCGACCTGATCACGCAGAATCCGTCGATCGACCTCAAGGACGTGCTGAACCAGGCGGTCGCCGTGAACATCACGCTCCAGGACGGATCGGAGCGGCAGATTCACGGCTATCTGGTCCGGTTCGGCTTCGAGCGCAACGACGGCGGCATCGCGCACTATCGCGGCGACCTAGCGCCGTGGCTCTGGTATCTCGGCAAGCGGGTCAACAGCCGGATCTATCAGCAGGTCACGGTGCTCGACGTGCTGCGCAAGGTCTTCGCCGATTACGGCGCGCTGGTCGATTACCAGACGCACATCAAGCAGGAACTGAAGCCCGAGGATTACGTCGTCCAGTTCCAGGAAAGCGACCTGAATTTCGTCAGCCGGCTGCTCGAGCGGCACGGGCTGTTCTACTACTTCGAATACCGGCAGGACGGTCACACGCTCGTGATCGCTGACGATTCGGCGTCCTGTCCCGACCAGGCGCACGATCCCGTCGTGACCTACAACGCGGCGAGCGGCGTGCAGCAGGCGGACCGCCTGACCGCGCTGTCGGCGAGCCGCGAAACCCAGCCCGGCGTGGTGGCGCTGCATACGTTCGACTACAAGCACCCGAAGGGCCGGCCTTACGTCGAACTGCCGACGCTGGCCGATCAGGGCAATGCACCGAAGCTCGAGGTGTACGACGGCAGTTCGGCATTCGCCTACAAGGACACCCGCGCGGGCGAGGCGGAAGCCAAGCGCCGGCTCGAGGTGTACGAGTGGCAGGCCAAGGTATTTCGCGGCGAATCCGGTTGCCGCGGGCTCACGGTCGGCCGCAAGTTCAAGATCGACGGGCACTTCTGGTTCGACCCGGCCAAGCAGGACGACAACACGTTCCTGGTCGTCGGGATCCGGATCGACGCGAAGAACAACTTCGACGATGCCTCGGCGCAGCCCGGCAGTTTCCGCAACGAACTGACGCTGATCCGCAGCAAGATTCCGTATCGTCCGGTGCGGCAACATGACAAGCCGGTGATGCCCGGCCCGCAGAGCGCGATCGTGGTCGGCCCGAAGGGGCAGGAGATTCATACCGACGGCATGGGCCGGATCAAGGTGCAGTTCCCGTGGGACCGCTACGGCAAGAACGACCAGGACAGCTCCTGCTGGATCCGCGTGTCGCAGCCGTGGGCAGGGCGCGGCTGGGGCACCGTTGCGATTCCGCGCGTGAACCAGGAGGTCATCGTCGATTTCCTCAACGGCGATCCCGACCGGCCGATCATCGTCGGCCGCATGTTCAACGCGGAACAGACGCCGCCCTACGACTTGCCCGACGGCGCGCACCAGATGGGTTTTCACAGCAACTCCACGCCCGGCGGCGGCGGGTTCTGCGAAGTCGTGATCCACGACAAGAAGGGCGAGGAACTGGTCAATATCCACAGCCAGAAGGATATGGCCACGACGGTCCAGAACAATCACGTGACGGTCGTGAACGGCCCGAACCAGACCAACGTCGTCACGCAGGGCCAGCACGCGAGCATCGTGCGCAAGGCGATTTCCGTGCAGTCGCAGGACGAGCACATCCAGCACACGGCGAAGACGGCGGTGATCCTGCATGCGCAGGAACAGCACATGGCGCTCAAGGCGAAGGGCCCCGTGCAGATCGAATCCGATACCGAGCACGTGCACGTCAAGGGCTCCCAGTCGATCGTGCTCGAATGCGGGAAGGCGAAGATCACGCTGTCGGCCGACGGGCAGATCGTGCTCGACGGCACGCGCGTGGTCGTGCTGGGCTCACAAAGTGTCGACCTGAATCCCGATGGCGCGACCGGGCCCGCGGCGCCGCCGCTCGTGCCGGTGAACGATCCGACCGATCCCGAGCCGAACGCCGCCGCGCCGGCGGCAGGGGGTGGCGGAGGAGGGGGCGGCGGCGGTGGCGGAGGGGCAGCCGCCGCTGCGCCGGCGCACGGGAAAAAGCAGGCGAAAGGCGCGCCGAAGAAAGCCGTGGCGACCGGGCTCGGCGCCGACGTCGACAAGCTCGCCGCGAAGTCGCCGACGCTCGAACACGACATCGCCAAGTTGCAGAAGGACGGCTGGCATATCCAGTACGGTCCGGCGAATCAGGGGTCGTCCACGAACAAGCACGGCCAGCCGCCGACGATCGTGATCGACGGCAACGACCGCGGCAATCCGCAGGCCGTCGTCCAGGGGCTCGCGCATGAAACCGGACACGCGCTGTACCCGGGCGCGCCGGATTTATCGAGCAAGACCAATTACGTCAACAGCGAACTGGCGGACGAAGGCGCGGCGACGATGAACAACATCAAGGTGCAGCGCGAAATCCTCGCGCACGGCGGCCCCGACATCCAGATCGCCGGCAATCCGGCCAATTCGCCGGCCTACAATGCCGCGTACAACCAGTTCGTGAAGAACGGCGACGCGAACGCGGCACGGGCCGCAATCGGCCACGTCTATGGCACGGGCGAATACGCGTCGGTGCCCGTCAACGGCCAGTATGTCAATTATCAAACGTACTACGGAAGCTGGTATGACCGTACTTACCCCCCGTCCCATTAA